A window of Juglans regia cultivar Chandler chromosome 7, Walnut 2.0, whole genome shotgun sequence contains these coding sequences:
- the LOC109003424 gene encoding uncharacterized protein At4g04980-like isoform X1, which yields MREFLALDKGIMEHLQKMYPGIMPDDSLSKMKGTTIDKRLAYFCKALISVRDSWTKSHQWMNKFIYDENLNVENTKIVEQFVFTTLDCMIKAARELFDMPDEEDLKKDHSVTDSASCPLELNGGCIKHGAQNPSLFNQKNGQVEELKPDYKEVQSISEVTPAATSNKVGCSQNTNEKPKPHISNMNELSSEEGKGAESSEPGNQTAPLVPLMMPSKGSVQSVPPPMMPTKQSALPPPKTMPPLKQPGPPPPPPLGATKFLHRKAATTKLKRSTRMSNLFQNLKRSIEGSGKDANSANGRKAPIGTRQQIEGSTGWKEGLGASLAELKKRSPYFHQVEEDVRKNQKSIIELKIAINSFQAKDMVKLLKFQTSVESFLEGLTDETQVLTKFEDFPTKKLESLRTAAALYSKLDTIVCNLKRLEIVAPLNKLFGKVEGYFNKFKKELDAIERTKDEESTKFKRHDIHFDFNILTRIKELMVDISSSCLELVLKETKEAKAAKDNGENVSKTDAQKKENAKMLWRAFQLAYRVYIFAGGQDDRANKLTEEVAHEITVDSQQQ from the exons ATGAGAGAGTTTCTTGCATTAGATAAGGGAATTATGGAGCATCTCCAAAAGATGTATCCTGGAATCATGCCTGATGATTCTTTGTCAAAGATGAAGGGAACAACTATAGATAAG AGACTGGCATACTTCTGCAAGGCTTTGATTTCTGTTAGAGATTCATGGACAAAGAGTCACCAGTGGATGAACAAATTCATATATGATGAAAATCTTAATGTGGAAAACACTAAGATTGTGGAGCAATTTG TGTTCACAACACTTGATTGCATGATTAAGGCAGCAAGAGAGTTATTCGATATGCCGGATGAGGAAGATTTGAAGAAAGATCATTCTGTGACTGATTCAGCTTCATGTCCATTAGAGTTGAATGGTGGTTGTATCAAACATGGTGCTCAAAATCCCAGCCTCTTCAATCAGAAGAATGGGCAGGTTGAAGAATTAAAACCAGATTATAAAGAAGTGCAGAGCATTTCTGAAGTAACACCTGCAGCAACCTCTAACAAAGTAGGATGTTCCCAAAATACAAACGAAAAGCCAAAGCCCCATATATCTAATATGAATGAACTATCTAGTGAGGAAGGAAAAGGTGCAGAAAGCAGTGAACCTGGCAACCAAACTGCACCCTTAGTGCCCTTGATGATGCCTTCAAAAGGGTCAGTGCAGTCAGTACCACCTCCCATGATGCCCACAAAACAATCAGCATTGCCTCCACCAAAAACCATGCCACCGCTGAAGCAGCCTGGCCCCCCGCCACCTCCTCCACTTGGTGCTACAAAATTCCTTCATCGAAAGGCAGCTACGACTAAGTTGAAGAGATCCACCAGGATGAGTAATCTGTTTCAGAATCTCAAGAGAAGTATTGAAGGTTCTGGTAAAGATGCTAATTCGGCTAATGGACGAAAAGCTCCTATTGGGACTAGGCAACAAATTGAAGGCTCCACGGGTTGGAAAGAAGGACTGGGTGCTTCATTAGCAGAGTTGAAGAAGAG ATCACCTTACTTTCATCAAGTAGAAGAAGATGTTCGTAAGAATCAAAAGTCAATCATAGAGCTGAAGATAGCTATCAACTCTTTCCAAGCCAAAGACATGGTTAAGCTGCTGAAGTTTCAAACAAGTGTAGAATCTTTTCTTGAAGGCTTAACAGATGAAACCCAG GTGCTAACAAAGTTCGAAGATTTCCCTACAAAGAAGCTGGAATCATTGAGGACAGCTGCGGCATTGTACTCAAAACTAGATACAATAGTATGTAACTTGAAGAGATTGGAGATAGTGGCACCCTTGAACAAGCTGTTCGGAAAGGTTGAGGGTTATTTCAATAAG TTCAAAAAAGAATTGGATGCAATTGAGCGGACCAAGGATGAGGAATCCACAAAATTTAAGCGTCATGATATCCATTTTGACTTCAACATCCTTACACGGATCAAGGAATTGATGGTGGATATTTCCTCAAGCTGCTTGGAGCTAGTACTCAAG GAGACGAAAGAAGCCAAGGCAGCAAAGGATAATGGAGAAAATGTGTCCAAAACAGAcgcacaaaaaaaggaaaatgccaaAATGCTTTGGAGGGCTTTTCAACTGGCATACAGGGTCTATATCTTTGCTGGTGGACAGGATGATCGAGCTAACAAACTCACTGAAGAAGTGGCTCATGAGATCACAGTTGATTCTCAGCAACAATGA
- the LOC109003424 gene encoding uncharacterized protein At4g04980-like isoform X2 translates to MEHLQKMYPGIMPDDSLSKMKGTTIDKRLAYFCKALISVRDSWTKSHQWMNKFIYDENLNVENTKIVEQFVFTTLDCMIKAARELFDMPDEEDLKKDHSVTDSASCPLELNGGCIKHGAQNPSLFNQKNGQVEELKPDYKEVQSISEVTPAATSNKVGCSQNTNEKPKPHISNMNELSSEEGKGAESSEPGNQTAPLVPLMMPSKGSVQSVPPPMMPTKQSALPPPKTMPPLKQPGPPPPPPLGATKFLHRKAATTKLKRSTRMSNLFQNLKRSIEGSGKDANSANGRKAPIGTRQQIEGSTGWKEGLGASLAELKKRSPYFHQVEEDVRKNQKSIIELKIAINSFQAKDMVKLLKFQTSVESFLEGLTDETQVLTKFEDFPTKKLESLRTAAALYSKLDTIVCNLKRLEIVAPLNKLFGKVEGYFNKFKKELDAIERTKDEESTKFKRHDIHFDFNILTRIKELMVDISSSCLELVLKETKEAKAAKDNGENVSKTDAQKKENAKMLWRAFQLAYRVYIFAGGQDDRANKLTEEVAHEITVDSQQQ, encoded by the exons ATGGAGCATCTCCAAAAGATGTATCCTGGAATCATGCCTGATGATTCTTTGTCAAAGATGAAGGGAACAACTATAGATAAG AGACTGGCATACTTCTGCAAGGCTTTGATTTCTGTTAGAGATTCATGGACAAAGAGTCACCAGTGGATGAACAAATTCATATATGATGAAAATCTTAATGTGGAAAACACTAAGATTGTGGAGCAATTTG TGTTCACAACACTTGATTGCATGATTAAGGCAGCAAGAGAGTTATTCGATATGCCGGATGAGGAAGATTTGAAGAAAGATCATTCTGTGACTGATTCAGCTTCATGTCCATTAGAGTTGAATGGTGGTTGTATCAAACATGGTGCTCAAAATCCCAGCCTCTTCAATCAGAAGAATGGGCAGGTTGAAGAATTAAAACCAGATTATAAAGAAGTGCAGAGCATTTCTGAAGTAACACCTGCAGCAACCTCTAACAAAGTAGGATGTTCCCAAAATACAAACGAAAAGCCAAAGCCCCATATATCTAATATGAATGAACTATCTAGTGAGGAAGGAAAAGGTGCAGAAAGCAGTGAACCTGGCAACCAAACTGCACCCTTAGTGCCCTTGATGATGCCTTCAAAAGGGTCAGTGCAGTCAGTACCACCTCCCATGATGCCCACAAAACAATCAGCATTGCCTCCACCAAAAACCATGCCACCGCTGAAGCAGCCTGGCCCCCCGCCACCTCCTCCACTTGGTGCTACAAAATTCCTTCATCGAAAGGCAGCTACGACTAAGTTGAAGAGATCCACCAGGATGAGTAATCTGTTTCAGAATCTCAAGAGAAGTATTGAAGGTTCTGGTAAAGATGCTAATTCGGCTAATGGACGAAAAGCTCCTATTGGGACTAGGCAACAAATTGAAGGCTCCACGGGTTGGAAAGAAGGACTGGGTGCTTCATTAGCAGAGTTGAAGAAGAG ATCACCTTACTTTCATCAAGTAGAAGAAGATGTTCGTAAGAATCAAAAGTCAATCATAGAGCTGAAGATAGCTATCAACTCTTTCCAAGCCAAAGACATGGTTAAGCTGCTGAAGTTTCAAACAAGTGTAGAATCTTTTCTTGAAGGCTTAACAGATGAAACCCAG GTGCTAACAAAGTTCGAAGATTTCCCTACAAAGAAGCTGGAATCATTGAGGACAGCTGCGGCATTGTACTCAAAACTAGATACAATAGTATGTAACTTGAAGAGATTGGAGATAGTGGCACCCTTGAACAAGCTGTTCGGAAAGGTTGAGGGTTATTTCAATAAG TTCAAAAAAGAATTGGATGCAATTGAGCGGACCAAGGATGAGGAATCCACAAAATTTAAGCGTCATGATATCCATTTTGACTTCAACATCCTTACACGGATCAAGGAATTGATGGTGGATATTTCCTCAAGCTGCTTGGAGCTAGTACTCAAG GAGACGAAAGAAGCCAAGGCAGCAAAGGATAATGGAGAAAATGTGTCCAAAACAGAcgcacaaaaaaaggaaaatgccaaAATGCTTTGGAGGGCTTTTCAACTGGCATACAGGGTCTATATCTTTGCTGGTGGACAGGATGATCGAGCTAACAAACTCACTGAAGAAGTGGCTCATGAGATCACAGTTGATTCTCAGCAACAATGA
- the LOC109003424 gene encoding uncharacterized protein At4g04980-like isoform X3 yields the protein MMKILMWKTLRLWSNLAARELFDMPDEEDLKKDHSVTDSASCPLELNGGCIKHGAQNPSLFNQKNGQVEELKPDYKEVQSISEVTPAATSNKVGCSQNTNEKPKPHISNMNELSSEEGKGAESSEPGNQTAPLVPLMMPSKGSVQSVPPPMMPTKQSALPPPKTMPPLKQPGPPPPPPLGATKFLHRKAATTKLKRSTRMSNLFQNLKRSIEGSGKDANSANGRKAPIGTRQQIEGSTGWKEGLGASLAELKKRSPYFHQVEEDVRKNQKSIIELKIAINSFQAKDMVKLLKFQTSVESFLEGLTDETQVLTKFEDFPTKKLESLRTAAALYSKLDTIVCNLKRLEIVAPLNKLFGKVEGYFNKFKKELDAIERTKDEESTKFKRHDIHFDFNILTRIKELMVDISSSCLELVLKETKEAKAAKDNGENVSKTDAQKKENAKMLWRAFQLAYRVYIFAGGQDDRANKLTEEVAHEITVDSQQQ from the exons ATGATGAAAATCTTAATGTGGAAAACACTAAGATTGTGGAGCAATTTG GCAGCAAGAGAGTTATTCGATATGCCGGATGAGGAAGATTTGAAGAAAGATCATTCTGTGACTGATTCAGCTTCATGTCCATTAGAGTTGAATGGTGGTTGTATCAAACATGGTGCTCAAAATCCCAGCCTCTTCAATCAGAAGAATGGGCAGGTTGAAGAATTAAAACCAGATTATAAAGAAGTGCAGAGCATTTCTGAAGTAACACCTGCAGCAACCTCTAACAAAGTAGGATGTTCCCAAAATACAAACGAAAAGCCAAAGCCCCATATATCTAATATGAATGAACTATCTAGTGAGGAAGGAAAAGGTGCAGAAAGCAGTGAACCTGGCAACCAAACTGCACCCTTAGTGCCCTTGATGATGCCTTCAAAAGGGTCAGTGCAGTCAGTACCACCTCCCATGATGCCCACAAAACAATCAGCATTGCCTCCACCAAAAACCATGCCACCGCTGAAGCAGCCTGGCCCCCCGCCACCTCCTCCACTTGGTGCTACAAAATTCCTTCATCGAAAGGCAGCTACGACTAAGTTGAAGAGATCCACCAGGATGAGTAATCTGTTTCAGAATCTCAAGAGAAGTATTGAAGGTTCTGGTAAAGATGCTAATTCGGCTAATGGACGAAAAGCTCCTATTGGGACTAGGCAACAAATTGAAGGCTCCACGGGTTGGAAAGAAGGACTGGGTGCTTCATTAGCAGAGTTGAAGAAGAG ATCACCTTACTTTCATCAAGTAGAAGAAGATGTTCGTAAGAATCAAAAGTCAATCATAGAGCTGAAGATAGCTATCAACTCTTTCCAAGCCAAAGACATGGTTAAGCTGCTGAAGTTTCAAACAAGTGTAGAATCTTTTCTTGAAGGCTTAACAGATGAAACCCAG GTGCTAACAAAGTTCGAAGATTTCCCTACAAAGAAGCTGGAATCATTGAGGACAGCTGCGGCATTGTACTCAAAACTAGATACAATAGTATGTAACTTGAAGAGATTGGAGATAGTGGCACCCTTGAACAAGCTGTTCGGAAAGGTTGAGGGTTATTTCAATAAG TTCAAAAAAGAATTGGATGCAATTGAGCGGACCAAGGATGAGGAATCCACAAAATTTAAGCGTCATGATATCCATTTTGACTTCAACATCCTTACACGGATCAAGGAATTGATGGTGGATATTTCCTCAAGCTGCTTGGAGCTAGTACTCAAG GAGACGAAAGAAGCCAAGGCAGCAAAGGATAATGGAGAAAATGTGTCCAAAACAGAcgcacaaaaaaaggaaaatgccaaAATGCTTTGGAGGGCTTTTCAACTGGCATACAGGGTCTATATCTTTGCTGGTGGACAGGATGATCGAGCTAACAAACTCACTGAAGAAGTGGCTCATGAGATCACAGTTGATTCTCAGCAACAATGA